A single genomic interval of Kiritimatiellia bacterium harbors:
- a CDS encoding type II toxin-antitoxin system HicA family toxin codes for MKVISLRLSHIIIRRDNPFTQTVVPDHKELDRGTLRAILRQTDISIDEFCRLI; via the coding sequence TTGAAGGTTATATCCTTGCGCTTAAGTCACATCATTATTCGCCGGGATAATCCCTTTACCCAGACGGTTGTTCCGGATCATAAAGAACTTGATCGGGGCACACTTCGCGCCATCCTCCGCCAGACTGATATTTCAATTGATGAGTTTTGCCGATTGATATAA
- a CDS encoding type II toxin-antitoxin system HicB family antitoxin: MREVLIFPGEDGYWVAECPSLPGCISQGATREEAIKNIKEAIEGYILALKSHHYSPG, translated from the coding sequence ATGAGAGAAGTTTTAATATTTCCAGGAGAAGATGGATATTGGGTGGCGGAATGTCCCAGTCTGCCCGGCTGTATTTCTCAGGGGGCGACAAGGGAGGAAGCGATTAAAAACATCAAAGAAGCTATTGAAGGTTATATCCTTGCGCTTAAGTCACATCATTATTCGCCGGGATAA